The genome window ACGCGACTTCGCCCGTGGTGGCGGGCCTGTGCTATCTGGTCGTCTACGGGCTGGAAAGCACGCTGGGCAAGTGGCTGTACAGCCACGACATCCAGCTGATGTTCGCCTGGCCCGGCATCATCATGGTGACGGTGTTCGTGACCTCGCCCTACGTGGCCCGTATCCTGATCCCGCTGATGCAGGCCCAGGGCGCCGACGAGGAAATCGCGGCCCTGTCGCTGGGCGCGTCCGGCTGGCAGATCTTCCGGCGCGTGACCCTGCCCAACATCAAGTGGGCGCTGCTGTACGGCATCGTCATCACCAATGCCCGGGCGGTGGGCGAGTTCGGCGCGGTGTCGGTGGTGTCCGGCACCATCATGAACCAGACCCTGACGCTGCCGCTGCTGGTGGAGCAGCTCAACAACGACTACAAGACCGCCGCCGCCTTCACGGCCGCGGCGCTGCTGGCCTGCATGGCCATGCTGACGCTGTTGCTCAAGACCATCATGGAATGGCGCCAGAAGCGCCGCGACGACGCACCGGCGCATTTCTCGCCCGAGGCAATGCCCAAGCGTTGAAAACCTTCGGGGTCAGGCCGGCCGGTCCGGGCCCCGCAGCAGCACCAGCACCACGCCCGAACCGCCATCGTTGGCCCGGGCCTCGACGAAGGCCAGCACTTCTTCCTTCTGCACCAGCCAGCGCCGCACCTTTTCCTTCAGGATGGGCGTGC of Pigmentiphaga sp. H8 contains these proteins:
- the cysW gene encoding sulfate ABC transporter permease subunit CysW, whose protein sequence is MTNKRPTLVHQWLLIALGVVLTLLILVVPLALIFSQALSGGWSLLAQNLDEDFMKHAIGLTVLTTLATVPINLVFGILLAWCVTHYDFFGRRLLTTLVDIPYATSPVVAGLCYLVVYGLESTLGKWLYSHDIQLMFAWPGIIMVTVFVTSPYVARILIPLMQAQGADEEIAALSLGASGWQIFRRVTLPNIKWALLYGIVITNARAVGEFGAVSVVSGTIMNQTLTLPLLVEQLNNDYKTAAAFTAAALLACMAMLTLLLKTIMEWRQKRRDDAPAHFSPEAMPKR